A genome region from Carya illinoinensis cultivar Pawnee chromosome 2, C.illinoinensisPawnee_v1, whole genome shotgun sequence includes the following:
- the LOC122300442 gene encoding cysteine-tryptophan domain-containing zinc finger protein 7-like isoform X2 yields MVDMEGITELEEGEALYFKDDDDKKIDPDIALSYIDEKIQHVLGHFLKDFEGGVSAENLGAKFGAYGSFLPTYERSPSKWSRPKSPQRNYSAPRSSNDLPIKGVSQNLKAPSNIVPYLRLGTASCSAHQLHNSRVPSADVSIKQSRVAEKSPSKDETFNGPGNRTNQRTLKVRIKVGYDNSGQNNAAIYSGLGLDYSPSSSMGNSLEDSGGTSPISQETVDKSPTSIIWEMTSLPIPRGVLISPLHDSLLCLMSNEKVDSVSKPMPPLKGHQEHSALLLDGSISMTGNKKVLKEKGMKSVGKSERLVELKRRNGTDIEDDTTLEMKKIPVDETMETKELFSGKLKSTQVSKSAFDVCDSVKPAGGASEVSWESNEDVGKDKILSSALVKEESSESISGQERGKSEKRNPRSGLVEKLNGNKVVSSHRDVLINCKDDDNGLIISTSLKGYTDEAKCMEDLNPRKEKVGCKAKFHEDDDVNVPIKTERLSFEGNNKSKGAQSNGKRAAVSTKESLSLLASVEPHDKKSTSYGVTDFNSKVRRKKSQKDNKGKDGLGDSISPINLKEIDNPMDPVGRPCGDRPKDAKLDDFEIQQNVFLDKRKGRSSSKKVDKQSVSGASNKNTSAVCPIAKNGLTSEMAPTMAVPVVIEEHWVQCDRCQKWRLLPYGTKPEQLPDKWLCGMLNWLHGMNRCDISEEETTKALNALYHLPVSENQNNLPNHVTGTALGAAFGDVQHLEESHQNLSSHAISNQVKKKHGFKERANAVTIGGHYKISNSAKNKVQETVKSRSLNGTNQHHVEPNPMKRSSSQALSTLRDLVVEKDMLNQREKPINGAAGDVRKIKMKSKRETDEYGCGTSKKSRTDDMHADKHLTSKMDLGRVHINSSTAMPTMGSGKDIHKYDEFLSEDTKCDVNDKVLESVKKLGYKAQVSSDGGSLGMRVSSKKDASVKKRKMKNQEYNENEIDTFQNSIPDGRVYEKEVSSESGFRKDKKFRFSKNQVKESSTSDADDKSNKKGKMPGIILSDIRDHPVGLQESRRNDKDQQLRKHKKKIALEQTQKVVDSLRRDLGSGQVSVAANSSSSKVSGSYRTRANVEDMKGSPVESVSSSPLKSSNLARGDFADNAGKDDAMNTGLPGTGDFRRCSDGDSNAVMNLAGTVIHSESYKVSALEYMNRDASHQFSGKAKPFSDIGNSHLLNGTVDIVEQNVQFLNDVHAPEHSYDEVQVKKNHCDNAVLQKSGKDTPSRSRGKSSSSMSEFDRDKINVYETTADVKDSSPKNPSIKFAKDEKNHVSHSNSLGQWSGESRIDTKLKEKEHDGSDMKMDAPCRKNGKLGPEQSLIQDFEGESKADSTKRALRNGKSKFLLSYGDGKLEKITLGCGPVPGLQKLDVCPVRAPGDVSKALKDSGNVDNNGVEHSLGHHLPDSQGVRDINASSPVRMISSSQAAINTLKEAKVLRDTADRLKSSCFGFESNEAYFQAALKFLQGASLLETCNGESGRKGEMNPIQAYGTAAKLCELCALQYETRLEMAAAALAYKCLGVAYMRVVYCKHSSISRDRHDLQATLQVVPQDVDNLNNQTTVDKGSLSKNTASHVAGNQTIAARNRPNFVRLLEFTQDAESAMEAFRKSHNAIAATNVSLEEEQIRDCVTSVKRVLDFSFQDVEELVRLVRIAMEAISRSSFSGARE; encoded by the exons ATGGTGGATATGGAAGGGATTACCGAGCTCGAGGAAGGCGAGGCTCTCTATTTCAAGGATGACGACGATAAGAAAATTGATCCTGACATTGCTCTTTCTTACATT GATGAGAAGATTCAACATGTTCTCGGCCATTTTCTAAAAGATTTTGAAGGCGGGGTTTCTGCTGAGAATTTGG GGGCAAAGTTTGGTGCCTATGGCTCATTCTTACCTACCTATGAACGCTCTCCTTCTAAGTGGTCTCGTCCAAAGAGTCCACAAAGAAACTACAGTGCACCTAGATCTTCAAACGATCTTCCCATCAAG GGTGTCTCTCAGAATTTGAAAGCTCCCTCGAATATAGTCCCATATTTGAGGCTTGGGACTGCTTCCTGTAGTGCCCATCAATTGCATAATTCAAGGGTTCCTTCTGCAGATGTTTCCATCAAACAAAGTCGAGTTGCCGAGAAGAGTCCCTCAAAAGATGAAACATTCAATGGACCGGGCAATCGAACCAATCAAAGAACACTTAAAGTTCGAATAAAAGTGGGTTATGATAACTCTGGACAGAATAATGCAGCAATTTATAGTGGTCTCGGACTTGATTACTCTCCATCTTCATCAATGGGGAACAGCCTGGAGGATAGTGGAGGAACGTCACCCATATCTCAAGAGACTGTTGATAAGTCTCCCACTAGCATCATCTGG GAAATGACGTCCCTCCCCATTCCTAGGGGTGTACTCATATCACCTCTTCATGATAGTCTGCTTTGCTTGATGAGTAATGAAAAAGTGGATAGTGTAAGTAAACCCATGCCACCCCTCAAAGGTCATCAAGAACACTCTGCTTTGTTATTAGATGGGTCGATTTCAATGACAGGAAATAAGAAAGTGTTAAAGGAAAAAGGAATGAAATCAGTGGGGAAAAGTGAAAGACTGGTAGAATTGAAGCGTCGTAATGGTACAGATATTGAGGATGACACGACAttagaaatgaagaaaatacCAGTGGATGAAACCATGGAAACAAAGGAGCTTTTCTCCGGTAAGTTGAAATCCACACAGGTTTCCAAGTCAGCATTTGATGTTTGCGACTCTGTCAAACCAGCTGGTGGGGCTTCTGAAGTTTCATGGGAGAGTAACGAGGATGTTGGGAAAGATAAAATACTTTCCTCTGCATTAGTGAAAGAGGAATCTTCAGAGTCGATATCTGGCCAGGAGCGTGGCAAGAGTGAGAAGCGAAATCCTAGGAGTGGTTTAGTGGAGAAATTGAACGGAAATAAAGTGGTAAGTTCTCACAGGGATGTTTTAATTAACTGTAAGGATGATGACAATGGTCTGATAATTTCTACCTCCCTCAAAGGTTACACTGATGAGGCCAAATGTATGGAAGATCTAAATCCTCGAAAGGAGAAGGTTGGCTGCAAAGCTAAATTTCATGAAGATGATGACGTTAATGTTCCTATTAAGACAGAAAGGTTGTCATTTGAAGGCAACAACAAGTCAAAAGGCGCACAGAGTAACGGCAAGCGAGCAGCTGTTTCAACAAAGGAAAGCTTGAGTCTTCTTGCAAGTGTAGAACCACATGATAAAAAAAGTACTAGTTATGGTGTTACTGACTTTAATAGTAAAGTTCGAAGGAAAAAGTCACAGAAGGATAATAAGGGCAAAGATGGTCTTGGAGATTCAATATCGCCCATAAATTTGAAAGAGATAGATAATCCAATGGATCCAGTGGGGAGGCCTTGTGGTGATAGACCTAAAGATGCTAAACTTGATGATTTTGAAATTCAACAGAATGTGTTCTTGGATAAAAGAAAGGGAAGATCAAGTAGTAAGAAAGTTGATAAGCAGTCAGTATCTGGGGCATCTAACAAAAATACTTCAGCAGTATGTCCTATTGCAAAAAATGGACTCACTTCTGAGATGGCACCAACAATGGCAGTTCCCGTAGTTATAGAAGAACATTGGGTACAGTGTGACAGGTGTCAGAAGTGGAGGCTTCTTCCTTATGGTACAAAGCCAGAGCAACTACCTGATAAATGGTTGTGTGGCATGCTAAATTGGCT GCATGGTATGAACCGATGTGACATTAGTGAGGAGGAGACAACAAAGGCCCTCAATGCATTGTATCATTTACCAGTTTCTGAGAATCAGAACAACTTGCCAAATCATGTCACTGGAACTGCACTGGGAGCAGCCTTTGGTGATGTTCAACATCTTGAGGAGAGTCACCAGAATTTGAGTTCCCATGCTATCTCTAATCaagtaaagaaaaaacatgGTTTCAAGGAAAGAGCAAATGCAGTAACCATTGGTGGCCACTACAAGATCTCAAACTCTGCAAAGAATAAGGTACAAGAAACAGTGAAAAGCAGGAGCTTAAATGGCACAAACCAGCATCACGTAGAACCAAATCCAATGAAGAGATCTAGTTCTCAAGCTTTGAGTACATTGCGTGACTTGGTTGTGGAAAAAGACATGCTGAATCAGAGAGAAAAGCCAATTAATGGAG CTGCAGGTgatgtgagaaaaataaaaatgaaaagcaagAGGGAGACTGATGAATATGGATGTGGAACCTCTAAGAAATCCAGGACAGATGATATGCATGCTGATAAACATCTGACATCCAAAATGGACCTTGGGAGGGTGCACATCAATTCAAGTACTGCAATGCCAACTATGGGAAGTGGAAAGGATATCCATAAATATGATGAATTTTTATCTGAAGACACAAAATGTGATGTCAATGACAAGGTGCTAGAGTCTGTTAAGAAACTGGGATACAAAGCACAGGTCTCATCTGATGGTGGGTCCTTGGGAATGCGAGTGTCTAGCAAAAAAGATGCGTCtgtgaagaaaaggaaaatgaagaatCAGGAGTATAATGAAAATGAGATAGATACATTTCAAAATTCTATACCTGATGGCAGGGTATATGAGAAAGAAGTAAGTAGTGAAAGTGGATTCAGGAAGGACAAGAAGTTCAGATTCTCAAAGAATCAGGTGAAGGAGTCTAGCACTAGTGATGCAGATGATAAGTCAAACAAAAAAGGTAAGATGCCAGGAATTATCTTGTCAGACATTAGAGATCATCCGGTTGGTTTGCAAGAATCTAGGAGAAATGATAAGGACCAGCAGCTCCGGAAACATAAAAAGAAGATTGCGTTGGAACAGACTCAGAAAGTTGTGGATTCATTGAGGAGGGATTTGGGATCTGGACAGGTTTCAGTGGCAGCCAATTCAAGCTCTTCAAAGGTTTCAGGATCCTATAGGACTAGAGCCAATGTTGAAGACATGAAAGGCTCTCCTGTGGAGTCAGTTTCATCTTCTCCTTTGAAGTCCTCTAATTTAGCAAGAGGGGACTTTGCAGACAATGCTGGGAAAGATGATGCAATGAATACTGGTCTCCCTGGCACAGGTGATTTCAGAAGATGCTCAGATGGGGACAGTAATGCTGTGATGAATCTTGCTGGGACTGTGATTCATTCTGAATCCTATAAAGTTTCTGCACTAGAGTATATGAATAGAGATGCTAGTCACCAATTCAGTGGTAAAGCCAAGCCTTTTTCTGACATTGGGAATAGCCATTTGCTTAATGGCACTGTTGATATTGTTGAGCAAAATGTCCAGTTCCTCAATGATGTGCATGCTCCAGAACATAGCTATGATGAGGTTCAAGTGAAGAAGAACCACTGTGACAATGCAGTTCTGCAGAAATCTGGAAAGGATACCCCCTCGCGATCTAGGGGCAAGAGCAGCAGTTCCATGTCTGAGTTTGATAGAGATAAGATAAATGTTTATGAGACAACAGCTGATGTTAAAGACAGTTCTCCCAAAAACCCTAGCATTAAGTTTGCCAAGGACGAGAAGAATCATGTTAGTCACAGTAATTCTTTAGGACAATGGTCAGGTGAGAGTCGAATTGACACcaagttaaaagaaaaagagcatGATGGTTCAGATATGAAAATGGATGCTCCATGTAGGAAAAATGGGAAGCTTGGCCCTGAACAGAGCCTGATTCAGGATTTTGAGGGTGAAAGTAAAGCTGACTCGACAAAACGAGCACTAAGAAATGGGAAATCTAAGTTCTTGCTTTCTTATGGTGATGGTAAACTAGAAAAAATAACCCTGGGTTGTGGACCTGTACCAGGACTCCAGAAATTGGATGTATGTCCTGTTCGTGCACCTGGTGATGTGTCAAAGGCATTAAAAGATTCGGGGAATGTTGATAACAATGGAGTTGAACACAGTTTGGGACATCATCTGCCTGATAGCCAAGGGGTTAGAGATATCAATGCCTCAAGTCCTGTGAGAATGATTTCCTCCAGCCAGGCTGCTATAAACACCCTGAAAGAAGCCAAAGTTCTTAGAGACACTGCAGATCGTCTTAAG AGCTCTTGCTTTGGTTTTGAAAGTAATGAGGCTTACTTCCAGGCTGCCTTAAAGTTTCTTCAAGGAGCTTCACTTCTAGAAACTTGCAATGGTGAGAGTGGCAGAAAAGGGGAGATGAACCCAATCCAAGCATATGGCACTGCAGCTAAACTTTGCGA ACTCTGTGCTCTTCAATATGAAACACGCCTAGAGATGGCTGCTGCTGCTTTGGCCTACAAATGCTTGGGGGTGGCATACATGAGGGTGGTTTATTGTAAACATTCTAGCATAAGCAGAGATCGGCATGATTTGCAAGCAACTTTACAAGTGGTTCCTCAAG ATGTTGATAACTTAAACAATCAGACGACTGTGGATAAGGGTAGTTTATCTAAAAATACTGCTTCTCATGTTGCTGGAAACCAAACCATTGCTGCTCGAAACCGCCCAAATTTTGTTCGGCTGCTTGAattt ACACAGGATGCAGAGTCTGCTATGGAGGCCTTTAGAAAATCCCATAATGCAATTGCAGCCACTAATGTAAGCTTGGAAGAGGAACAAATAAGGGATTGTGTTACTTCTGTTAAGAGGGTCCTTGATTTCAGCTTCCAAGATGTAGAGGAACTAGTACGTTTGGTTCGGATCGCAATGGAGGCAATAAGTCGTTCAAGTTTTAGTGGCGCGAGAGAATAA
- the LOC122300442 gene encoding cysteine-tryptophan domain-containing zinc finger protein 7-like isoform X1 translates to MVDMEGITELEEGEALYFKDDDDKKIDPDIALSYIDEKIQHVLGHFLKDFEGGVSAENLGAKFGAYGSFLPTYERSPSKWSRPKSPQRNYSAPRSSNDLPIKGVSQNLKAPSNIVPYLRLGTASCSAHQLHNSRVPSADVSIKQSRVAEKSPSKDETFNGPGNRTNQRTLKVRIKVGYDNSGQNNAAIYSGLGLDYSPSSSMGNSLEDSGGTSPISQETVDKSPTSIIWEMTSLPIPRGVLISPLHDSLLCLMSNEKVDSVSKPMPPLKGHQEHSALLLDGSISMTGNKKVLKEKGMKSVGKSERLVELKRRNGTDIEDDTTLEMKKIPVDETMETKELFSGKLKSTQVSKSAFDVCDSVKPAGGASEVSWESNEDVGKDKILSSALVKEESSESISGQERGKSEKRNPRSGLVEKLNGNKVVSSHRDVLINCKDDDNGLIISTSLKGYTDEAKCMEDLNPRKEKVGCKAKFHEDDDVNVPIKTERLSFEGNNKSKGAQSNGKRAAVSTKESLSLLASVEPHDKKSTSYGVTDFNSKVRRKKSQKDNKGKDGLGDSISPINLKEIDNPMDPVGRPCGDRPKDAKLDDFEIQQNVFLDKRKGRSSSKKVDKQSVSGASNKNTSAVCPIAKNGLTSEMAPTMAVPVVIEEHWVQCDRCQKWRLLPYGTKPEQLPDKWLCGMLNWLHGMNRCDISEEETTKALNALYHLPVSENQNNLPNHVTGTALGAAFGDVQHLEESHQNLSSHAISNQVKKKHGFKERANAVTIGGHYKISNSAKNKVQETVKSRSLNGTNQHHVEPNPMKRSSSQALSTLRDLVVEKDMLNQREKPINGAAGDVRKIKMKSKRETDEYGCGTSKKSRTDDMHADKHLTSKMDLGRVHINSSTAMPTMGSGKDIHKYDEFLSEDTKCDVNDKVLESVKKLGYKAQVSSDGGSLGMRVSSKKDASVKKRKMKNQEYNENEIDTFQNSIPDGRVYEKEVSSESGFRKDKKFRFSKNQVKESSTSDADDKSNKKGKMPGIILSDIRDHPVGLQESRRNDKDQQLRKHKKKIALEQTQKVVDSLRRDLGSGQVSVAANSSSSKVSGSYRTRANVEDMKGSPVESVSSSPLKSSNLARGDFADNAGKDDAMNTGLPGTGDFRRCSDGDSNAVMNLAGTVIHSESYKVSALEYMNRDASHQFSGKAKPFSDIGNSHLLNGTVDIVEQNVQFLNDVHAPEHSYDEVQVKKNHCDNAVLQKSGKDTPSRSRGKSSSSMSEFDRDKINVYETTADVKDSSPKNPSIKFAKDEKNHVSHSNSLGQWSGESRIDTKLKEKEHDGSDMKMDAPCRKNGKLGPEQSLIQDFEGESKADSTKRALRNGKSKFLLSYGDGKLEKITLGCGPVPGLQKLDVCPVRAPGDVSKALKDSGNVDNNGVEHSLGHHLPDSQGVRDINASSPVRMISSSQAAINTLKEAKVLRDTADRLKSSCFGFESNEAYFQAALKFLQGASLLETCNGESGRKGEMNPIQAYGTAAKLCELCALQYETRLEMAAAALAYKCLGVAYMRVVYCKHSSISRDRHDLQATLQVVPQGESPSSSASDVDNLNNQTTVDKGSLSKNTASHVAGNQTIAARNRPNFVRLLEFTQDAESAMEAFRKSHNAIAATNVSLEEEQIRDCVTSVKRVLDFSFQDVEELVRLVRIAMEAISRSSFSGARE, encoded by the exons ATGGTGGATATGGAAGGGATTACCGAGCTCGAGGAAGGCGAGGCTCTCTATTTCAAGGATGACGACGATAAGAAAATTGATCCTGACATTGCTCTTTCTTACATT GATGAGAAGATTCAACATGTTCTCGGCCATTTTCTAAAAGATTTTGAAGGCGGGGTTTCTGCTGAGAATTTGG GGGCAAAGTTTGGTGCCTATGGCTCATTCTTACCTACCTATGAACGCTCTCCTTCTAAGTGGTCTCGTCCAAAGAGTCCACAAAGAAACTACAGTGCACCTAGATCTTCAAACGATCTTCCCATCAAG GGTGTCTCTCAGAATTTGAAAGCTCCCTCGAATATAGTCCCATATTTGAGGCTTGGGACTGCTTCCTGTAGTGCCCATCAATTGCATAATTCAAGGGTTCCTTCTGCAGATGTTTCCATCAAACAAAGTCGAGTTGCCGAGAAGAGTCCCTCAAAAGATGAAACATTCAATGGACCGGGCAATCGAACCAATCAAAGAACACTTAAAGTTCGAATAAAAGTGGGTTATGATAACTCTGGACAGAATAATGCAGCAATTTATAGTGGTCTCGGACTTGATTACTCTCCATCTTCATCAATGGGGAACAGCCTGGAGGATAGTGGAGGAACGTCACCCATATCTCAAGAGACTGTTGATAAGTCTCCCACTAGCATCATCTGG GAAATGACGTCCCTCCCCATTCCTAGGGGTGTACTCATATCACCTCTTCATGATAGTCTGCTTTGCTTGATGAGTAATGAAAAAGTGGATAGTGTAAGTAAACCCATGCCACCCCTCAAAGGTCATCAAGAACACTCTGCTTTGTTATTAGATGGGTCGATTTCAATGACAGGAAATAAGAAAGTGTTAAAGGAAAAAGGAATGAAATCAGTGGGGAAAAGTGAAAGACTGGTAGAATTGAAGCGTCGTAATGGTACAGATATTGAGGATGACACGACAttagaaatgaagaaaatacCAGTGGATGAAACCATGGAAACAAAGGAGCTTTTCTCCGGTAAGTTGAAATCCACACAGGTTTCCAAGTCAGCATTTGATGTTTGCGACTCTGTCAAACCAGCTGGTGGGGCTTCTGAAGTTTCATGGGAGAGTAACGAGGATGTTGGGAAAGATAAAATACTTTCCTCTGCATTAGTGAAAGAGGAATCTTCAGAGTCGATATCTGGCCAGGAGCGTGGCAAGAGTGAGAAGCGAAATCCTAGGAGTGGTTTAGTGGAGAAATTGAACGGAAATAAAGTGGTAAGTTCTCACAGGGATGTTTTAATTAACTGTAAGGATGATGACAATGGTCTGATAATTTCTACCTCCCTCAAAGGTTACACTGATGAGGCCAAATGTATGGAAGATCTAAATCCTCGAAAGGAGAAGGTTGGCTGCAAAGCTAAATTTCATGAAGATGATGACGTTAATGTTCCTATTAAGACAGAAAGGTTGTCATTTGAAGGCAACAACAAGTCAAAAGGCGCACAGAGTAACGGCAAGCGAGCAGCTGTTTCAACAAAGGAAAGCTTGAGTCTTCTTGCAAGTGTAGAACCACATGATAAAAAAAGTACTAGTTATGGTGTTACTGACTTTAATAGTAAAGTTCGAAGGAAAAAGTCACAGAAGGATAATAAGGGCAAAGATGGTCTTGGAGATTCAATATCGCCCATAAATTTGAAAGAGATAGATAATCCAATGGATCCAGTGGGGAGGCCTTGTGGTGATAGACCTAAAGATGCTAAACTTGATGATTTTGAAATTCAACAGAATGTGTTCTTGGATAAAAGAAAGGGAAGATCAAGTAGTAAGAAAGTTGATAAGCAGTCAGTATCTGGGGCATCTAACAAAAATACTTCAGCAGTATGTCCTATTGCAAAAAATGGACTCACTTCTGAGATGGCACCAACAATGGCAGTTCCCGTAGTTATAGAAGAACATTGGGTACAGTGTGACAGGTGTCAGAAGTGGAGGCTTCTTCCTTATGGTACAAAGCCAGAGCAACTACCTGATAAATGGTTGTGTGGCATGCTAAATTGGCT GCATGGTATGAACCGATGTGACATTAGTGAGGAGGAGACAACAAAGGCCCTCAATGCATTGTATCATTTACCAGTTTCTGAGAATCAGAACAACTTGCCAAATCATGTCACTGGAACTGCACTGGGAGCAGCCTTTGGTGATGTTCAACATCTTGAGGAGAGTCACCAGAATTTGAGTTCCCATGCTATCTCTAATCaagtaaagaaaaaacatgGTTTCAAGGAAAGAGCAAATGCAGTAACCATTGGTGGCCACTACAAGATCTCAAACTCTGCAAAGAATAAGGTACAAGAAACAGTGAAAAGCAGGAGCTTAAATGGCACAAACCAGCATCACGTAGAACCAAATCCAATGAAGAGATCTAGTTCTCAAGCTTTGAGTACATTGCGTGACTTGGTTGTGGAAAAAGACATGCTGAATCAGAGAGAAAAGCCAATTAATGGAG CTGCAGGTgatgtgagaaaaataaaaatgaaaagcaagAGGGAGACTGATGAATATGGATGTGGAACCTCTAAGAAATCCAGGACAGATGATATGCATGCTGATAAACATCTGACATCCAAAATGGACCTTGGGAGGGTGCACATCAATTCAAGTACTGCAATGCCAACTATGGGAAGTGGAAAGGATATCCATAAATATGATGAATTTTTATCTGAAGACACAAAATGTGATGTCAATGACAAGGTGCTAGAGTCTGTTAAGAAACTGGGATACAAAGCACAGGTCTCATCTGATGGTGGGTCCTTGGGAATGCGAGTGTCTAGCAAAAAAGATGCGTCtgtgaagaaaaggaaaatgaagaatCAGGAGTATAATGAAAATGAGATAGATACATTTCAAAATTCTATACCTGATGGCAGGGTATATGAGAAAGAAGTAAGTAGTGAAAGTGGATTCAGGAAGGACAAGAAGTTCAGATTCTCAAAGAATCAGGTGAAGGAGTCTAGCACTAGTGATGCAGATGATAAGTCAAACAAAAAAGGTAAGATGCCAGGAATTATCTTGTCAGACATTAGAGATCATCCGGTTGGTTTGCAAGAATCTAGGAGAAATGATAAGGACCAGCAGCTCCGGAAACATAAAAAGAAGATTGCGTTGGAACAGACTCAGAAAGTTGTGGATTCATTGAGGAGGGATTTGGGATCTGGACAGGTTTCAGTGGCAGCCAATTCAAGCTCTTCAAAGGTTTCAGGATCCTATAGGACTAGAGCCAATGTTGAAGACATGAAAGGCTCTCCTGTGGAGTCAGTTTCATCTTCTCCTTTGAAGTCCTCTAATTTAGCAAGAGGGGACTTTGCAGACAATGCTGGGAAAGATGATGCAATGAATACTGGTCTCCCTGGCACAGGTGATTTCAGAAGATGCTCAGATGGGGACAGTAATGCTGTGATGAATCTTGCTGGGACTGTGATTCATTCTGAATCCTATAAAGTTTCTGCACTAGAGTATATGAATAGAGATGCTAGTCACCAATTCAGTGGTAAAGCCAAGCCTTTTTCTGACATTGGGAATAGCCATTTGCTTAATGGCACTGTTGATATTGTTGAGCAAAATGTCCAGTTCCTCAATGATGTGCATGCTCCAGAACATAGCTATGATGAGGTTCAAGTGAAGAAGAACCACTGTGACAATGCAGTTCTGCAGAAATCTGGAAAGGATACCCCCTCGCGATCTAGGGGCAAGAGCAGCAGTTCCATGTCTGAGTTTGATAGAGATAAGATAAATGTTTATGAGACAACAGCTGATGTTAAAGACAGTTCTCCCAAAAACCCTAGCATTAAGTTTGCCAAGGACGAGAAGAATCATGTTAGTCACAGTAATTCTTTAGGACAATGGTCAGGTGAGAGTCGAATTGACACcaagttaaaagaaaaagagcatGATGGTTCAGATATGAAAATGGATGCTCCATGTAGGAAAAATGGGAAGCTTGGCCCTGAACAGAGCCTGATTCAGGATTTTGAGGGTGAAAGTAAAGCTGACTCGACAAAACGAGCACTAAGAAATGGGAAATCTAAGTTCTTGCTTTCTTATGGTGATGGTAAACTAGAAAAAATAACCCTGGGTTGTGGACCTGTACCAGGACTCCAGAAATTGGATGTATGTCCTGTTCGTGCACCTGGTGATGTGTCAAAGGCATTAAAAGATTCGGGGAATGTTGATAACAATGGAGTTGAACACAGTTTGGGACATCATCTGCCTGATAGCCAAGGGGTTAGAGATATCAATGCCTCAAGTCCTGTGAGAATGATTTCCTCCAGCCAGGCTGCTATAAACACCCTGAAAGAAGCCAAAGTTCTTAGAGACACTGCAGATCGTCTTAAG AGCTCTTGCTTTGGTTTTGAAAGTAATGAGGCTTACTTCCAGGCTGCCTTAAAGTTTCTTCAAGGAGCTTCACTTCTAGAAACTTGCAATGGTGAGAGTGGCAGAAAAGGGGAGATGAACCCAATCCAAGCATATGGCACTGCAGCTAAACTTTGCGA ACTCTGTGCTCTTCAATATGAAACACGCCTAGAGATGGCTGCTGCTGCTTTGGCCTACAAATGCTTGGGGGTGGCATACATGAGGGTGGTTTATTGTAAACATTCTAGCATAAGCAGAGATCGGCATGATTTGCAAGCAACTTTACAAGTGGTTCCTCAAG GTGAATCTCCATCATCTTCTGCTTCAGATGTTGATAACTTAAACAATCAGACGACTGTGGATAAGGGTAGTTTATCTAAAAATACTGCTTCTCATGTTGCTGGAAACCAAACCATTGCTGCTCGAAACCGCCCAAATTTTGTTCGGCTGCTTGAattt ACACAGGATGCAGAGTCTGCTATGGAGGCCTTTAGAAAATCCCATAATGCAATTGCAGCCACTAATGTAAGCTTGGAAGAGGAACAAATAAGGGATTGTGTTACTTCTGTTAAGAGGGTCCTTGATTTCAGCTTCCAAGATGTAGAGGAACTAGTACGTTTGGTTCGGATCGCAATGGAGGCAATAAGTCGTTCAAGTTTTAGTGGCGCGAGAGAATAA